One region of Ictalurus furcatus strain D&B chromosome 17, Billie_1.0, whole genome shotgun sequence genomic DNA includes:
- the alp3 gene encoding alkaline phosphatase, tissue-nonspecific isozyme, whose protein sequence is MICGSCWNLNLFIYLFAVDEENPEFWRSQAQATLNSALGRKPNTNVAKNVVLFVGDGMGITTITAARILKGQLEEHPGEETVMTMDTFPYVGLAKVYTVDFQIPDSGATATAYLCGVKTNLNIVGLNAAARNGVCRTQTGNEVTSILKWAKDAGKSVGIVTTTRVQHATPAASYAHSASRKWYSDADMPAAAKRDGCTDIASQLISNTDIDVIIGGGRKYMTPKGTMDPEYPTDLNSAGTREDGRNLINEWINMKEGKVARYVWNKTEFDAVDPESTDYLMALFEPGDLRFEVERDPLTDPSIMETTEKAIRILQKNPRGFFLLVEGGRIDQGHHASRASMALHETVALDNAVARALDLTNEEETLTIVTADHSHSLSFNGYPFRGNSILGKSPVYGTDMLPFTTLMYGNGPGHKILNNKRLDIRKVDTRSRDYVQQAAVPLDTETHGGEDVALLARGPMAHLFQGVNEQSYIAHAMAYAACVGTNQNHCYTAQSSAPDMP, encoded by the exons ATGATATGTGGAAGCTGCTggaatttaaatttatttatttatttatttgcagtggATGAGGAGAACCCAGAGTTTTGGAGAAGTCAGGCTCAGGCTACGCTGAATTCGGCTCTCGGGAGGAAACCCAACACTAATGTAGCCAAAAACGTTGTTCTGTTCGTGGGAGATG gaatggGCATCACCACAATCACAGCCGCTCGCATACTGAAAGGCCAACTGGAGGAACATCCAGGAGAGGAGACCGTCATGACCATGGACACGTTTCCTTACGTCGGTCTCGCTAaa gtgtacacAGTAGATTTTCAGATCCCGGACAGTGGAGCAACAGCGACGGCCTATCTGTGTGGTGTGAAGACAAATCTGAACATTGTGGGTTTGAACGCTGCTGCACGGAACGGTGTGTGTCGCACACAGACAGGAAATGAGGTCACGTCCATCCTCAAATGGGCTAAAGATGCAG ggaagtCAGTTGGCATAGTAACGACGACACGTGTACAACACGCCACTCCAGCGGCCTCTTATGCGCACAGCGCCAGCAGGAAGTGGTACAGTGACGCTGACATGCCCGCTGCGGCCAAGAGAGACGGCTGCACCGACATCGCCTCCCAGCTCATCTCCAACACGGACAtcgat gtgattaTTGGCGGTGGCCGTAAGTACATGACCCCTAAAGGCACGATGGACCCTGAGTACCCCACAGACCTGAACTCAGCTGGCACGAGAGAGGACGGACGCAACCTCATAAACGAGTGGATCAACATGAAAGAGGgaaag GTGGCTCGCTATGTGTGGAATAAGACAGAGTTTGATGCGGTGGACCCAGAATCCACGGACTACCTGATGG CCCTGTTTGAACCCGGTGATCTGAGGTTCGAGGTGGAAAGGGACCCGCTCACGGATCCCTCCATCATGGAGACGACTGAGAAAGCCATCCGCATCCTACAGAAGAACCCGAGAGGATTCTTTCTGCTAGTGGAGG GGGGACGTATCGATCAAGGACACCATGCTAGCCGTGCCTCGATGGCACTGCATGAAACTGTCGCCCTTGATAATGCTGTTGCCCGGGCGCTGGACCTGACCAATGAGGAAGAGACACTGACCATTGTCACTGCTGACCACTCCCACTCGCTCTCGTTTAACGGGTATCCCTTCAGAGGCAACAGCATTCTGG GTAAATCTCCTGTCTACGGGACGGACATGCTCCCCTTTACCACACTGATGTATGGAAACGGTCCTGGACACAAAATCCTCAACAACAAACGACTTGACATCCGCAAAGTGGACACCA gGAGTAGGGACTACGTGCAGCAGGCGGCGGTTCCTCTCGACACGGAAACTCACGGTGGCGAGGATGTGGCCCTGTTGGCTCGAGGCCCCATGGCTCATCTGTTCCAGGGTGTTAATGAGCAGAGCTACATCGCTCATGCTATGGCCTATGCAGCCTGCGTGGGAACCAATCAGAACCACTGCTACACTGCACAGAGCTCTGCCCCCGACATGCCCTGA